Within the Magnetospirillum sp. ME-1 genome, the region GAATGCCCACCTTGCCGATATCGTGCAGCGGCGCCGACTTGAACAGCATGTCGATGGTCACGTCGTCGAGGGTGGCGGCGAAACGGGGATGGTCCTTCAGCTTCTCCGCCAGGAGGCGGACGTAATGCTGGGTGCGGCGAATGTGGTTGCCGGTGTCGGAATCCCGCGTTTCCGCCAGCGACGCCATGGCCAGGATGGTGACGTCCTGGATGGCGGCCAGTTCCCGGGTGCGCCGCGCCACTTCCGCCTCCAGGTAATCGTTCTTGTCCTTCAGGAAATCGGCGCTGGCCTTCAGCTTCAGATGAGTCTCGACCCGGGCCAGCACCACGGCCGGGTTGATGGGCTTGGTCACATAATCCACGGCGCCCAGCTTGAGGCCGGCCTCCTCGTCCTCGCTGGCGCTCATGGCGGTGAGGAAGATCACCGGAATGTCGCGGGTGGCGCGATCGGCCTTGAGCCGGCGGCAGACTTCATAGCCGTCGAGCCCCGGCATCATGATGTCCAGCAAGATCAGGTCGGGCGGCGCCTCGCCCGCGGCGATGGTCAGGGCCTTCTCGCCGCTGTTGGCGATCTTGACCCGGTACAGGTCCTTGAGCAGGCCGCTCATCAGCTTGAGATTGTCGGGGGTGTCATCGACCACCAGGATGGTCGGGCGAAGATCGTCGGTCATGGCAGCGTAACCTTGAGGGCGCGTTCGATGGACTTCTTGACGGAGGCGATGGACACCGGCTTGACCAGATAGCCCGACACGTGCAGGCCCTTGGCGGTCATCACCGCCTCTTCGCCGGAATCCGAGGTCAGCATCACCACCGGCGTGGCGGCAACTTCGGGAAGCGGTGCCCTTTGCAGGGTCGCCACATAGGCGAAGCCGTCGTCGCCCGGCATGTGAATGTCGCACAGCACCACGGAGGGGCGGATGCGCAGGGTCTCGGAAATGCCGGCCTTGACGTCGCCCGCCTCGTAGAGGTTGGAGGGCGGAATGCCGATCTGCATCAGGATCTGGCGCAGGGTGAGGCGGATGAACGGCTCGTCGTCCACCAGCAACACCTTGATGCGGCGAAGTTCCGTTTCATTCATGGAGCACCTTTTTCGGTCGTAAAGGAGGTGAGGGCGTCGCGCAGTTCGTCCAGGGTCGCCGGCAGCAGGGGTGCCAGCATGGCCACCGCTTCCCCATTGCCGACCTTGGCGGAATCCTCGATGTCGGCGGCCAGACGGCCGAGGCGGACGGCCCCGGCGGTATTGGCCGTTCCCTTGAGGCCGTGGGCGGCTTCGCGCAAGGCGGCAAGGTCGCTTTCCGCCGTGATGCGGGCCACCTTGGCGGCGGCATCGTCGAGGAAGGCGGCCAGGATGGGGCGAAGACGCTCCATATCCCACTTGTACACCGGCCCCATGCGCTCGGCGTCGAAGACGTCGGGGTCGATGTCGGGAAGGACGGGGGAGGCCGTGGCGGGCTTGTCGTCCAGCAGGCCCAGGGCGCGGTCGAAATCGAAATCACCCACGTGGCGGGCGATGGAATCGGCCCGGCTGCCGAGGGCGGAGCGCAGGAGCGGCAGATTGTTCACCACCAGCTCTTCCGCCTCGGCGTCGCTGTCGGCCAGCAGGGCGCGCAGCCGGTGGATCAATGCGGCGGCATCGCCGCCGCTTGCCGGAGTCTCTTCGGATGGCGACAGCGCCGCCGCCACCCGTCCGGTCAGTTGGGACAGGACCGGGGCCAGGGCCGCCAGCGGAGCCGAGGCGTCCTTGCCCGCCTTGACGGCCGCCTCCACATCGGCGGCCAGGGATTGCAGGGCGGCCGCCCCCACATTGCCGGCGATGCCCTTCAGGGTGTGGGCGATCCGCTCGGCGGTGGCGGAATCGCCGGCCGCCAGGGCCGCGCCGATCTCGTCGGCGGCATTTCTCTGGCCGGCGGCGAATTTGCGCAGCATGTCGAGATAAAGCGGCCGCTTGCCCCGCA harbors:
- a CDS encoding response regulator; amino-acid sequence: MNETELRRIKVLLVDDEPFIRLTLRQILMQIGIPPSNLYEAGDVKAGISETLRIRPSVVLCDIHMPGDDGFAYVATLQRAPLPEVAATPVVMLTSDSGEEAVMTAKGLHVSGYLVKPVSIASVKKSIERALKVTLP
- a CDS encoding response regulator; translation: MTDDLRPTILVVDDTPDNLKLMSGLLKDLYRVKIANSGEKALTIAAGEAPPDLILLDIMMPGLDGYEVCRRLKADRATRDIPVIFLTAMSASEDEEAGLKLGAVDYVTKPINPAVVLARVETHLKLKASADFLKDKNDYLEAEVARRTRELAAIQDVTILAMASLAETRDSDTGNHIRRTQHYVRLLAEKLKDHPRFAATLDDVTIDMLFKSAPLHDIGKVGIPDRILLKPGRFEPHEFEIMKTHTTLGRDAIEHAERSLGTPVQFLAMAKEIAYGHQEKWDGSGYPQGIGGDHIPVSARLMAVADVYDALISRRVYKDGMPHEKAVAIIAEGAGSHFDPDIVETFLALQDQFKEIADRFADSEQDMDSKRKLLEQAGCQPVG